The DNA sequence GCGATCTTCTTCGGAGGGATTGCTGAGCATGTGACAACCTATGAAGTCCGCGAGGACTTTGCCGAGCGGTGCAGGAAGAATATTGCCGATGCGGGGCTGGAGAACGTCGAGGTGATAACAGGGGATGTCCTGACGGCAGAGGGAGCGTACGATGTCGTCCACTTCGACCTCCACATCACGGCGGATCATGTCCGATACGCCCACCGCCTGCTCACCCCCGGGGGGTACCTTGCCTGCTACACCCCCTTCCTCGAACAGACCTTCACCGTCATCGACACCGCACGGGACCTCTTCTCCGAAGTGGTCTGTCATGAGCTCCTTGCACGGGAACTGACCAGAAGCGAACGCGGGACCCGCCCCTCCACACGGGTGGGCCATACCGGATATATCACGATCGCACGGAAGAACTAGGGGGCGGTGCATCCCCACGGCCGGTTTCCCGGAGGCAACCACCCGGTTTTCCGGATTTTTTCCTTCAGTCCGGGTCTGGAAACGTATATATACATACAATCCCAGTGAGTATCAGGTACTTTGGATATGACAGGAAAAGGCACAGTATTCATCAGGGACTCATCCCGCCTTTTCACCGTTTTTGCCTTCTTCTTTAGTTAGGGAGCCGACCCTTCCCGCCGGTTCCCCTGTAACGTCACATCACCAAAGACCGTGAGGTTTTTCCATGCTCGGAATTTCTGACCCACAGATCTGGATAGGATACGGTCTGGCCATCGGCTGGACCGTCGCGTGTATAGCCTACGGCATTCTCATGTGGAACCGTGAAGGGGCTGATGACCATGGCCGTTGACACCCTGACTCTTGCAGCCCTCACCATCATCTACCTGATTGCCGTCATCGGACTCGGTTACATGGGCTACCGCCACACAAAGGAGCACGAGGACTTTCTGGTCGCCGGACGACGGATTCACCCGCTGGTCCTCGCCCTCTCCTACGGGGCCACCTTCATCAGCACCTCCGCCATCATCGGTTTCGGCGGCATCTCCGCCCAGCTGGGCATGGGACTCGTCTGGCTGACCGTCCTGTGTATTGGCGTGGGAGTCTTCATCGCCTTTGTGATATACGGGAGAAAGACCCGTGAGATCGGGCATCGCACCGGCGCGGTCACATTCCCTGACCTGATGGGCCGTATCTATCACTCGCAATTCATGCGGTACGCCTGTGCATTGGTCATCATCGTCGGAATGCCCCTCTATACAGCGGCGATCCTCATCGGCGGCGCGAGGTTCATCGAGTCTACGCTTGCCGTGCCGTATGACCTGGCACTCATCGGGTTTGCCGTCATCGTCGCCGCCTATGTGATCCTCGGCGGCCTTATCGCCGTCATGTATACCGATGCACTGCAGGGAGCGATCATGTTCGTCGGCATGACCCTCCTCCTCGTCCTCACCTACATCTACCTCGGCGGCGTCGTCGAGGCGCATACCGCACTCGAAGCGCTCGCCCCCATGGTTCCCGACGGACTTGCGGCCGCCGGCCATAACGGCTGGACGGCGATGCCGGACTTCCTCTCGCCGCTCTGGCTGGTGATGGTAACGACACTCGTCCTCGGCGTGGGGATCGGCGTCCTCGCCCAGCCCCAGCTTGCGGTGCGGTTCATGACCGTCCGGGACAACCGGGCGCTGAATCGTGCCGTCCTCGTCGGAGGGATATTCGTTCTGATGATGACCGGCGTCGCCTTCACGGTCGGGCCGCTCACGAATGTCTGGTTCGTGCAGACGACAGGGCTGACCGCCGTTGATGCCGCAGGCGGCAATGTGGACTCGGTCATCCCGCTCTACATCAATGCGGCGATGCCCGACGCCTTCATCATCATCTTCATGCTCGCCCTCCTCGCCGCGGCGATGTCGACCCTCAGCTCGCTCTACCACACGATGGGGTCGGCCATCGGCTACGACATGGTCGGCACCTACCTGAACGCCACCCCGTCCATGCGGACCATCCAGGCGGGCACCGTGGCCATGATTCTCGTCAGCACAGCCATCGCCTACCTCCTCCCGGGGAGCATCATCGCACGGGCGACCGCGATGTTCATGGGCCTCTGCGCGGCAGCCTTCCTCCCGGCATTCACCCACGGACTCTATAGCAGACGGCCCTCGGCATTTGCAGCGAAGGTAAGTCTTATCGCAGGCGCCGGAGCCTGGTTCCTGTGGACCGCGTTCGTGCACCTGAAGGAGTCCGCGCCGCTCGGCATCTCGAAACTCCTTTTTGGAACTGACGCCCTGCTGGGCATGCCGTGGCAGGTCGTCGACCCGCTGGTCATCGCACTGCCGTTCTCGGCGGTGGCGCTCGGGGCGGCGGTTCTCTATGAACATACGACGACGGACATCCATTCGACGGAAGAGATCGGGGACTGACACTCCCCCTTTTTTTAAGGTCCCGGGATACTACTATTACGTCCGGTTGCGAAGTACTCTGCATGACGTATCCTGCCGGCGGATGTGGTCTTAACGGGTCCCGTGCCGCAGGATTTTTTTTCCGGGACATCGTTCATATGCGGAGGAGTGCGGATGTACCATATCATATCGATTAAGGATTTTGAACGTGGGGAGATCGATGAGCTCCTCGACAAGGCACAGGCGATTGACGAAGCGTCCGGCCCGTTTTCCACCCTGAACGGCAAACAGGTGGCACTCCTCTTCTTTGAGCCGAGTACCCGAACCCGGATGTCCTTTGCCTCTGCGGTGGCGAGGCTGGGAGGAACGACTCTCTGTGTCGACAGCGTGGAAGGAAGTTCCATCTCGAAGGGTGAGACCCTCGCCGATACCGTCCGGGTGGTCAGCAGTTATGTGGACGCCATCGTCCTTCGCCACCCGAAGGAGGGCGCCGCCCGTCTCGCGGCCGAGTTCGCCTCGGTCCCGGTCATCAATGCAGGTGACGGCGCGGGGCAGCACCCCTCGCAGACGCTGCTCGACCTCTATACCATCCGTCAGTCGATGCCGCTTGAGGGAATCGACGTCGGACTCCTCGGTGACCTGCGATACGGGCGCACCACCCATTCGCTCGCCTATGCCCTCTCCAATTATGACCTGACCATCCACACCATCGCCCCCAAGTCCCTCGAACTGCCAACCCCCCTCATCGGCGAACTTCTGGACCGGGGATGCGAGGTCGTCGAGCACGAGGACATCACGGACATAATAACAGAACTCGATGTCCTCTATGCGACGAGAATCCAGCGGGAGAGGTTCCCGGATGCGGCATCCTACTACGAAGTGGCCGAAAGCTACCGTATTACCCCGGAACTGCTGGAAGAGAGGAAAGAGAACATGATTATCCTCCACCCCCTCCCGCGGGCAGGAGAGATCGACCCCCGGGTCGACGCCCTTCCCTGTGCAAAGTACTTCGAACAGGCACAAAACGGGGTCCCGGTCAGGATGGCCATGTTAAAGGAGGTGATCTAATGCAGGAGGAACCGAAGGGCCTCCTGATCCGGCCGATACGGGACGGCACGGTCATCGACCACATCACCCACGGCGAGGCGCTGGTCGTACTAAGGATACTCGGAATTACGGGGTCGACGGATGAACGGTTGTCCATTGCCACCAATGTCGAGACCAGGATTCGGGGCACAGGGGGCCTGAAGGACATCGTCAAGGTCAGCAACCGGGAACTCTCAAAGGAAGAAGTGGACAGGATCGCGCTCATTGCTCCCAATGCCACAATCAATATCATCCGGGATTACAACGTGGTCGAAAAGATTGGGGTCGAGATCCCCCGGCATCTCAGAGGCATCATCAGGTGCACCAACCTGGGGTGCATCAGCAATGCCAACGAACCCATCGAGAGCGCTTTCGAGGTGACCGCAAACGGCCTGCGATGCCTCTACTGTGATACGGTGATCAATTCGGACTTTGCCCAGCACATCATCTGATCACCCGGCCGTGGTCATCGATCTCCCCCCGGTGAATACGGGTGCTGGAGATCCACCGCCCGTCTTCGGCAAGGACACAGGTGATCTGATAAATATCCACTTTTTTTCGGCCTTTCTCTTTTCGCAGGCGGTTGATCTCGAGGCCCACGGGATAGGTCTCTTCGCTGACGACGAGTGCATCAAAATCGCTGTTCAGGGTGGACCCGAATTTATCTTCAAGGGGCTCGATCTCCCATGATGCGGAAAATTCCGACGCCCGGATGAATGACTCCAGTGCGCGCCTTCTCTCTGCAAACGGCATGATTGGATGGGTTTTGGACCCGGCAAAGGCATCCGTGGAGAGTCCTATGACCACATGCCCGGCATCACCCGCAAGTTCGAACGAGCGGGCGATCAGCTTCTTGTGGCCGTCATGGAGCGGGCTGAATGTGCCCCCCACCATAATATTCATTGGAAATTGAGGTTAAACGTTGTACCTATTATGAATAGCGATACTCCCGCCGGAATCTCAGCATTTGTCGCGGATAATGCAACGGTGACCGGCGATGTTTCCATCGCCCCGGACGTCAGCATCTGGTACGGTGCCGTCATCAGGGCTGACAGGAACTCCATCACCATCGGGAGGGGAAGCAATATCCAGGACAACGCGGTGGTCCACAATACTCTGACCTCCCCCGTCGTTATCGGAGAAGACGTCTCCATTGGTCATGGCGCGATTGTGCACGGGGCAACGATCGGGAGCCGCGTGCTCATCGGCATGGGTGCGATTGTGATGAATAATGCCGTCATCGGCGATGATTCGATCATCGCTGCCGGAGCCGTGGTAACGGAGGGGAAGGAGATCCCTCCCCGTTCCCTCGTCATGGGAGTTCCCGGAAAGGTCGTCCGCGAGGTCAGCGACGAACAGGCAGCAGGTATCGTGGAGAATGCGAGGGTCTATGTCGGCCTCGGGAGGGAGACGTTCCATGGCTGAGGTCGCGGTCATCGGCGGTGGTGTGGCCGGCATCCAGGCGGCACTCGATGTCGCCAACCACGGAGTCAGGGTACACCTCATAGAACGCCAGCCCACCATCGGCGGGCACATGGCGCAACTCGACAAGACCTTCCCCACCAACGACTGTTCGATGTGCATTCTCTCGCCGAAGATGGTCGATGTCGCCCGAAATCCGAATATCATTCTCCACACCCTCTCGGAAGTGACGGGAATCGAGGGTGAGGTCGGGGATTTTACCATTACCGTCCTCCGCCACCCGCGCTTTGTGGATGAGGATGAGTGCAACGGTTGCGGAGACTGCATTGAGGTCTGTCCGGTCGAAGTCTATAACGAATTCGATGCCGGTATCGGCGTGCGAAAGGCCATCTACAAGCCGCACCCCCAGATTGTTCCCGACGTGACCATCCGTGATGCGGACCACTGCATCGACTGCGGCCTCTGCTATGATGTCTGCGGCAAGGATGCCGTCCTCCGTGAGGAGAAAGAGAAGGAGTTCACCCTTCACGTCGCAAGCGTCATCATTGCCACCGGCTTTACAACCTTCGACCCCCAGATCAAGGGCCAGTACGGCTATCTGCGATACCCGGACGTCATCACCAGTCTCGAGTTCGAACGGATGATCAATGCAAGCGGACCTACCGGGGGCAAACTCAGGAAGATATCGGACGGGACCGCCCCGGAGAGCATCCTCTTCATCCAGTGCGTCGGATCGCGTGACATGACGATCAAGCATGGCTACTGCTCCGGCGTCTGCTGCATGTATGCGATAAAAAACGCCATCCTCATCAAGGAGAAGAATCCGTCAATCGAGGTCACCATCTGTTACATGGATATCCGTGCCTACGGGAAGGGCTACGAGGAATATTATGAACGCGCCAAGGATGCGGGCATCCGGTTCCTCCGCGGCATCCCCGGCGAGATCATCCGTACGAAGACCGGGATGGAAGTCCCTGTCGAGGATACGGAAACCGCCGAGTACGAGGTACTCACCCCCGACATCGTTGTCCTCTCCGTCGGAATGGAGCCTGCCACGGGAGCAAAGGAGATTGCCGAAAAGTTCGGAATTCCCGTGGATGACAATGACTTCTTCCAGCCGGAAGACCTGAAGCTCGCCCCGGTGAACACCATCAAACCTGGAATATACATCGCTGGCGCGGCAGTCGCCCCCAAGGACATCCCGGATAGCGTCACACAGGGCGAGGCCGCGGCCATGCGGGCATTCAGGGATGCCATCCGCGCCGGGTGAGAGTGATGAAGCCCGCCACCGACCGGACGATCACATGGGACGAGGAGGCAGGATGCCTCCGGTTTATCGAGCAGACCCTCCTGCCGGAACGGTACGAGATTGTCAGGACCACGGAGGTCGAACGGCTTGCCACAGCCATCCGCCGTCTGGAGGTTCGCGGGGCCCCGGCCCTCGGGGTGGCTGGGGCCTACGGTGTCGCCCTCTCCGCACGTTCACACGCCGGCACAGGATACGATGAGTTCATGGAGAGTGTCCGCCGTGATGCGGCGATGC is a window from the Methanovulcanius yangii genome containing:
- the pyrB gene encoding aspartate carbamoyltransferase, with the protein product MYHIISIKDFERGEIDELLDKAQAIDEASGPFSTLNGKQVALLFFEPSTRTRMSFASAVARLGGTTLCVDSVEGSSISKGETLADTVRVVSSYVDAIVLRHPKEGAARLAAEFASVPVINAGDGAGQHPSQTLLDLYTIRQSMPLEGIDVGLLGDLRYGRTTHSLAYALSNYDLTIHTIAPKSLELPTPLIGELLDRGCEVVEHEDITDIITELDVLYATRIQRERFPDAASYYEVAESYRITPELLEERKENMIILHPLPRAGEIDPRVDALPCAKYFEQAQNGVPVRMAMLKEVI
- a CDS encoding gamma carbonic anhydrase family protein, which codes for MNSDTPAGISAFVADNATVTGDVSIAPDVSIWYGAVIRADRNSITIGRGSNIQDNAVVHNTLTSPVVIGEDVSIGHGAIVHGATIGSRVLIGMGAIVMNNAVIGDDSIIAAGAVVTEGKEIPPRSLVMGVPGKVVREVSDEQAAGIVENARVYVGLGRETFHG
- a CDS encoding symporter small accessory protein, with protein sequence MLGISDPQIWIGYGLAIGWTVACIAYGILMWNREGADDHGR
- a CDS encoding methyltransferase domain-containing protein codes for the protein MIHNQDRVILIHEGKEYYVTAGAGKLSTDKGMIDLSLLPGMEGGEIIPSHLGTPFLIRVPRPTDFFCHARRTGAPMMPKDIGMVCALTGMNRRDRVLDAGTGSGVAAIFFGGIAEHVTTYEVREDFAERCRKNIADAGLENVEVITGDVLTAEGAYDVVHFDLHITADHVRYAHRLLTPGGYLACYTPFLEQTFTVIDTARDLFSEVVCHELLARELTRSERGTRPSTRVGHTGYITIARKN
- a CDS encoding CoB--CoM heterodisulfide reductase iron-sulfur subunit A family protein, producing MAEVAVIGGGVAGIQAALDVANHGVRVHLIERQPTIGGHMAQLDKTFPTNDCSMCILSPKMVDVARNPNIILHTLSEVTGIEGEVGDFTITVLRHPRFVDEDECNGCGDCIEVCPVEVYNEFDAGIGVRKAIYKPHPQIVPDVTIRDADHCIDCGLCYDVCGKDAVLREEKEKEFTLHVASVIIATGFTTFDPQIKGQYGYLRYPDVITSLEFERMINASGPTGGKLRKISDGTAPESILFIQCVGSRDMTIKHGYCSGVCCMYAIKNAILIKEKNPSIEVTICYMDIRAYGKGYEEYYERAKDAGIRFLRGIPGEIIRTKTGMEVPVEDTETAEYEVLTPDIVVLSVGMEPATGAKEIAEKFGIPVDDNDFFQPEDLKLAPVNTIKPGIYIAGAAVAPKDIPDSVTQGEAAAMRAFRDAIRAG
- a CDS encoding sodium:solute symporter family protein; this translates as MKGLMTMAVDTLTLAALTIIYLIAVIGLGYMGYRHTKEHEDFLVAGRRIHPLVLALSYGATFISTSAIIGFGGISAQLGMGLVWLTVLCIGVGVFIAFVIYGRKTREIGHRTGAVTFPDLMGRIYHSQFMRYACALVIIVGMPLYTAAILIGGARFIESTLAVPYDLALIGFAVIVAAYVILGGLIAVMYTDALQGAIMFVGMTLLLVLTYIYLGGVVEAHTALEALAPMVPDGLAAAGHNGWTAMPDFLSPLWLVMVTTLVLGVGIGVLAQPQLAVRFMTVRDNRALNRAVLVGGIFVLMMTGVAFTVGPLTNVWFVQTTGLTAVDAAGGNVDSVIPLYINAAMPDAFIIIFMLALLAAAMSTLSSLYHTMGSAIGYDMVGTYLNATPSMRTIQAGTVAMILVSTAIAYLLPGSIIARATAMFMGLCAAAFLPAFTHGLYSRRPSAFAAKVSLIAGAGAWFLWTAFVHLKESAPLGISKLLFGTDALLGMPWQVVDPLVIALPFSAVALGAAVLYEHTTTDIHSTEEIGD
- a CDS encoding phosphopantetheine adenylyltransferase, coding for MNIMVGGTFSPLHDGHKKLIARSFELAGDAGHVVIGLSTDAFAGSKTHPIMPFAERRRALESFIRASEFSASWEIEPLEDKFGSTLNSDFDALVVSEETYPVGLEINRLRKEKGRKKVDIYQITCVLAEDGRWISSTRIHRGEIDDHGRVIR
- the pyrI gene encoding aspartate carbamoyltransferase regulatory subunit encodes the protein MQEEPKGLLIRPIRDGTVIDHITHGEALVVLRILGITGSTDERLSIATNVETRIRGTGGLKDIVKVSNRELSKEEVDRIALIAPNATINIIRDYNVVEKIGVEIPRHLRGIIRCTNLGCISNANEPIESAFEVTANGLRCLYCDTVINSDFAQHII